Below is a window of Myroides profundi DNA.
GAAAGTCCAAGAAAACTCCTAGTAATCCCCTAAGAAGTGCAAGCTAAGGAGATTCTCTTATTCATAAATATCTAAATCAAAACTCGCATATTAGTTTAACAATTTCAATTCCTGTCTTTGCTTTAACCTATAATAATTCTCTATAGTAACACCATTGTACAATAATGTATTAAAGCCTTTTTATGTCATGATAAGATGGAAATCTATTGAATAAGTTCTTTTGACAAGGAGTATATTATATTTTATAAGTTAATTTTGATCATGGTTGTGAACATTTATTTATGGCCATTTTTATTATTGGATGTTGAGAGGCTCAAGCCCTAATTCTTTTCTTCTCTTATTTACTTTTTTGAGATTATCATAAGGGTATAATATTAGATTTCCTTTATCATCATAAGTTGATTGTGTTCCATATTTTTGAGGTATTTCTTCGCCTGTAGCTATTTTATCTTGTAAGTAAGCCAAGTGTTTTGGTTCTAAGTAGCCTAGTTTTATAGCCTTTTTTATTTGTTTGAAATATTTCTTTTGATATTTGGTATTAGCATGTAATAATATGACAAGAGCATGGTAACTACTTTCTTTTTTGTTTACTATTGCTGTATGAAAATCACAATGATCAAAGATGTTAAATAATAACCTTTGATTTAGTGCATCTATTTTCAGATCCATTGTACCACTTAATCTATTTTCTTTATCTTTTAGGTAAGTATCTTTTAACAGACTATCTATTTGGGTACAGTCGATATCTAATTTAGTATTGATAGTGTCAGTATATATTCCATAAGTTTGATACAACATCATAGTCTTTTTAAACGCTATATCTTTTCTAGTGATTTTTTTGAATTTTAAAACTATAGAATCATTTTGTTGGTCAACGTATCTATCTACAGTATATTTTTTTGGAGAGTATGTAGCCGCTTGTTCATAACTTAAAAGGTCATTACTAGGAGATAATATTTTATAAACTTTATTATTAAGAGAATCTATTTTTATTAACTCTAGTACTTGCTGATTGCTCATTTTTAGATACCTTTTATTTGAGGTACAACTAGTAAAGATTAAAGAGAATAATAAAAAGTAACTTATATATCGGAACATTGTATTTTGTTTTTATAAAGATAATGTATTTCAATCTCATCTTGTAATGAGTTATCACTGTTTATATAGTTTATCTACACTTTTAGTTAAGAAAAAGAGCCAAGTTCCCTCTAGAGAGAACTTGGCCCGTGGTATAAAAAGCTTAGAAAAAGGAAAAATATTAATAAGGTATAAAGTCCTTACTTAGTTTACTAAGAATCTTCTTGGTAGGAGAAGATAACATGACCATGAGAATAATAAATATTAACCCCCAGATAACCCAAGTATAGTAGTCTTGAGAGGCTCTAGTTATAATCTGTGTATTGATATGGTTATTGTAAATTTTAGTGGCTAGTTGAGCTCCTGTGGTGTAATCTTTTCCATCTAGTGTGACATGGTGTTGTATATTTTTAAGTGTTTCATTGTTTAATGGATTAGTAGATGCTATATATTCAGAAGCTCTATTGTAGTGTATACTTTTATTAAACAGTTGGAAGTAATTGGTAACTCCTATCGTAACAGAAAAACTTAAGAACCTAAAGCTAATTCCTAAAAATGAAACAGCATTAGATATAGCTGGTGGTATAGAGGCAGCTGCGTATATTATTAAGGGAATGTGTAAAGCTGCAATGGCAAATCCTTGAATAAAAAAGGGAAGTATAAAACTCTCTGTTGTACCTGTATTAGAGAATAAGAAATAGACTTGGATGTGATAGATTAATAAAGTTCCAAAACCAAGTAATACAATGTATTTAATCGCAACATCATTTAATAATAATCTTGATACAATTAGTAACCCCGCTATTGTCCCTAAGGTATTACTGATATAAATACTAGTCAGATGAATAGAAGATACGCCTAATGACTGTAAATAGGAGTAAGCAAAACCTGTCGTTCCTTTAAAAAAGTAATAGATCATAATCAAGAGGATACCTAAACAAAAGTCTTTGTATCTAAAAACAGCTAGATTAATAAAAGGTCTTTTAAGACTGAGCTGTCTCAAGATGAATAAGATTAACCCTACAACTGTTGTACTAGTTAACAGTCTGATTCTACTGTGTTCCAAATAGTTTAATTGTTGTCCATACACGAATATATAGCCGATAGAACAGATAATAATCGTAAAGTAAATATAACTAATCCAATCTACCTGATATAGAGGGAGTTTTTCTCTAATGTGTACATTATTAGTAATAGTGAGTAATAGAACAGCTCCAGGTACCTGTAAGATAATCAGTAAGTAAAACATAATATTAAATGAATAGTACTGAAGTATGTAGCTACATAATATTCCGCATATCGGAACAGAAACTAATAAGGTACCATAGAATATAGTATATCCTATCACTCGGGCTCTAGCAGAATTAAGTCTTGGAAAAATAAGATTAAGACAGATGCTACAGAATAAAGCACATACAGCTCCTTGTATAAAACGACAAACAAAGAAGATAGTCAAGTCTCTAGTCATAGCACAGATGATATAAGTAATCGTATTAAAGACAATACCTAGTAAGAGGTATTGTCTTAAGGAAAAATACTTGACTAATCGATCATCTAGTGGTAAGAAACAAACTAAAGCGCCATACATTAGTATTACAGAGTACTGGACGTCAGAAGCTTCGATACCATAATAACTCATCGTCTCTAGCGTATTGCTATAATAAAAAGCAAATACAGCTAAAGCAGGAAAGAGTATTAAGAAGATAGTGATACGAATAAGGTAATCTGGTACCCACTCTTTAAAAGTTGGTAGTTTTATGTTTTTCATGGTTTATCTATATATACATTGGCATTCATCCCAGCAGATAAGTTGCTAATCTTAGCTACATTATCTTTTAGTTTGATTCTTACAGGGATACGTTGAATAATTTTGACAAAGTTCCCCGTAGCATTATCAGGAGGTAGTAAGGAATATCTAGATCCAGTAGCTGGTGAGATGGATTCTATCTCTCCTATAAATTCTATATCAGGAAAAGCGTCTATTGTTATTTTAGCAGATTGCCCTATTTTAAACTTGCCAATTTGTGTTTCTTTAAAATTCGCTATGATCCATTTACCTCTTTCTTCATTGACGATATAAGAGATTGTTTGACCAGATTGGATTAATTGTCCTTCTTGTATAATCTTCTTGCCTATTCGACCAGTATATGGTGCTGTGATAACAGTATAGCCTAGGTTGAGGTTGCTTTTATCTAAAGTAGCTTCACTCAACTTTAGATTAGAGATAGCTGCCAGTTTCTGAGCTTTTACATCTTCTATTTTAGACAATGCAGCTTGATAAGCTTGTTGAGCAGCTTGGTATTCTGATACTGCTATATCTAGAGCCGTTTTGATATTGTCAAATTGCTGTTGAGTAGTTGATTCTTCTTCAAGTAGATTTTTAAATCGTTTAAACTCTTGTTGTTGTCTAGTGAGCTTTGCTCTAGCTACTTCTATCTGAACTTTTGTTACTTGTGCATTAGTATGTAATGTATTGATATTTGCATCCAGTATATCGATTTGAGATTGCGCACTTTGTAGAGAAGCTTTTGCTTCTAGTTGAACAGCTTTATAATCTCTGTTGTCAATTGTGATTAGTGTATCTCCAGATTTTACCAATTGATTTTCTTCAAAGTGTATTGTTTTGATATAACCACCTACTTTGCTATTTATAGGGTTTACATATTGCTCTACTTGAGCATCATTAGTTGATTCATATCTTAAAAATTCTATTCCCAAAATCATCCCATAGACTGCTAACCCTGCGATAGCCAATAGTGCTATTATTTGAGTTATTTTAAGAATGATACGGTCTACTTTTGTTATTTTATTATTTGTACTCATAGTTGTTTTTACTTATAAATTACCGATTACCTTTTGTATTTGATAATATTCTATTTTAGCATTGATCTCTGCTGTAGTGAGGTCGAATTGAGCTTGTAACAGTTGTGTTTCTGCATCTAATAAGTCTGTCAATAAAGACTGTTGATTAAAGTAACTATTTCTGATAATACGCAATGTTTCTGTAGTTTGCTTGATGTTTTTTTCAGCAACTGAGATTCTTTGTAACGTTTCTGTATATTTTACATAAGATGCTCTAAGTTCATTTTTTAACTGATCTACTTTTTGTTCTCTTTCTACTTTTTGTTTTGAGATAAAGGACTGCTGGCTTATTTTCTGATGCTTGGTGTGATATAAGTTAGAGATAGGAATATTGAGTTTAAGACCTATCTGTCCCATACCGTATAAGGCATCAGCATAAGGATATGCCTTATTCTGTGGATAGTTAAAACTGTAATCAGCGAACAAACTTACCTTAGGAAGTATTTTTGCTTGGAGTTGTTTTAAATCCAATTCACTTCGTTGAATATCATTATCAGCTATTTGCAGCTCATAAGCGTTTTGTAATGCTTTTTCTAAATAAGATTCATAAGAGGATTCTAAGTTTATTTCTTCCTTTAAATCCTTATATAATGGTGTTAGAGGAGCTAGTTCATCACGCCCCATTAGCAAATTAAGTTGCTGTTGGATAATCAGAATGTTGTTTTCTATTTCTGTCAATAGCATTTGATGATTAGACAAGGTCACCTCAGAACGCAACACATCACTTTTCAGAATAGTACCATTCTTGTATAGACTGTTAATCTCAGCAAGTTGTTTATTGTCTTGTTTTATCTCTTTTTCGACAAGATCTTTATAATGTGTATGGCGTATTAGCGTATAAAAGAGTTTTGTACTTTCTAGTTTGACTTCAGCTAACGAAAGTTGGAGTAGTGAATGAATAGAGGCTAGATCTACTTCTTGTATTTTAATCTCTCTGTTTTTGCTCAGTCCATTGTACAGTATTACATCTGTCGCTAACATTGAACTATAGTTGGTTGAGTTGATCCTAACTGTTGTAGGCTTGTTTAGAAAACCATCTTCATATAGGGGCATATCTGATAGTCTACTATAACTACCTTGTAAGTTTATAGTAGGAAGTTGGCTTGCTTTTGTATTTTTAATATTTTCTTGTTGCGCTTTCTCATTTAATTGTATTGCTTTTATTTTTTTATGATTCTCTTGCGTAAGTTCCCATATTCTGTCTAAATCAAAAGTGTTTTTATCATCCTTAATAGATTGGGGTAGTGCTTTTTGACCTATTATGAGCAAAAAGACTATTAGGTATAAAAAGTTGTTCTGTTTCATGTATTCTATTTATTTACTGCAAAACTAGATTAGAATGATTCTAAGTGTTTTATATAACTAGCCAATATTTTACTTATTTTAGCCATTATGGAAATGTTATTACAAACAGAAAAGGAAATAGATCAATACAAGGATAGTATCTATATTATGCGAGAGCAATTAGAACATAGGTTTCCTCCTCATAAGCACAATAAGAGTCAGATACTACTAGTATCTGGAGGGATCGCTTATCTAAAGACAAAAGAAAGAGAGTATTATATACCAGCTCAGCATTATGTATGGATACCTAAAGGGATGATACACAATGTGAAGTCTAATACTACGGATGTCGTGATTCTAAATATCTACTTCTATGAAGAAGATACTGATGTGGAGCATCGCTTTATGGAGCGTTTAGGTATTTACCCAGTGAGTAATTTGATGTATGAGATGTTGATTTATGCTAGGCAGTGGAAGGGAATTATCCTACCTGATACTTGGGCTTATGAGTTTCTATCTACGATGAAGCACTACATTATGCAGCATCCAGGTAAGTCATTTTCTATTCAATTGCCTACAACAGAAGAACCTAAAATGTTGTTGATCACAGAGTATATGCAAAAGAATTTAGGTGAAGCATTAACACTAAATGTAATGGCTGAGGTATTTGGCTATAGTGTGAGGACATTGACAAGATTATTTAAATCTCATTTAGATATTTCGTTTTTGCAATATTTAAAGATGGTAAGAATGATTAAGGCTATGGAGCTTCTGATGAGTACAGATAAGAATGTGAGTGAAGTAGCCTTTGATGTTGGCTATTCTAGTATTGCTGCTTTTAGTAATACTTTTCAGCAATTGTTTAATGTAAGACCAAGTGATTTCCAGATTTCAATGCACAATATAAAGTAAAAGATAGTATATGCTTTTTCTAGAATTTATAATTGTAGAAATATCTTGTAAATTGCTTTGTAATATTACCAACTAAAGAAATATGAAACTAATTAATGCAATAGAATTAGTACCGTTTAATTATGCTAAAAGCGACTATCAGAGTCCTATAGGGAGTACTGCAGAGTGCCCAAAAGAATGGAATGCTTTCTGAAATAGAAGTTTGTCAGATAGTAGTCTAGGGCATTTAGTAGCAGTAAAAGAAGGTTCTTTTTTAGTGGATATACACTCTATGGATGAAGATGCTCTATCTGTAGTTATAGAGAAGGAATTAGAGGAGATAGAGCTAGAAGAATATGAGAATCAAATCGCTAAATTAGCAGGTGGTATCATTGTTATAGAGGGAGAGGTAATTCTTCAAGAACCAATGTGCTGTTCTGATATGGATAGTTGTAGAGATTGGTTAGCAATAGTTGACAGTGAAGAAGATACTTGGATACAGTTATGGATAGGGCATCCGTGGGTGTTTTATAGGAGAAGAGAAGGAAAGGTAGAGTTCTCAGACTATACAAACGATATGCTTGAAGACGATGAGATAAGAGTAAAATGGAGCATTATAGAAGAGGACTTAGTAAAAGAGTTAGAACAATTAGATCGAGAATTAGCTATCTTTAAACAGAAGATCAGTAATGCCTTAATCAAAAAGGGATTTGCAGAGGCAGACAATATGGCTACCCTAATGGTAGGAGTATAATAAAGATAAAAATACATGATACAGAAGAGATGAAAGAGATTTTTGAAACCTTTAGTCCTAAGAATGCTTTAGTAAAGAAGTATGTGGACTATTACTACTTAGATATAAAGCCGAATAATGAGGTGAGAGAGTACCAGTGCTTTCCTCATTATAATAATACGATTTCTATCTATGCCTCTCATCAACTAGCTAGTGATGGTTCGATGGCGTTTAATGAAGGAGCAGATGATTATCAGATATTCACTCCTATTAGAGAAGATATACTTCATGTGAGGCAGGTGGGGAGAGTACACAGAGTCGTTATTGTCTTTCATCCATTGGGGATACAGCAGTTTTATCGCCATTTAAGTTTTGTCAATCTGATTACTGATTATAAGTTTATGGAAGTAGGTGAATTAGCAGAAGTTTTTGCTACTACTGATGTAGATATTATTACTACATTATTAGATACAGCGCTAGAGAAGAGATATAAGCCATTCTCAAATAGCCTTCTAGAACAAACAATAGATTATATCTTCAGTGAAGAGAATAACTTCTCTGTACAAGAGTTAGCAGATAGACTAGGAGTGAGCAGACAACATCTAAATAGAGTTTTTAAGGCCAATATGGGAGTATCTTTAAAGAGGTTTTATGATATCTATTTGTTTAGAAGAACGGTGAACCAGAAACTCTATACCTCTCCTGAAGAGAAATTGACTGATATTGCTTATCGCTTTAATTTTAATGATCAGTCACATCTAATAAAGACTTATAAGGCAATGACTAATAATTCTCCTAAAAACTTCTTTGAGAAAGGAACTAAACTAGGAAGTAAAGATACTTTTTGGCATCTAGAGAAATAGATGTTCCATTTGTACAATTTTAGTATTGTAGTGTTGTTTACTTTCGCTTTATTAATAATTAGAATTATGAAGGGATATCATGTACTACTAGCATTTATGTTTAGTATCGTTAGTTTCGGACAGAATACATACTCTAAGTTGATCAATCAAGCAGATGATTTGTTAGAAGAGCATCAGGATGAACAAAGTAAAAGACAAGCTTTTTCTCTTTATGA
It encodes the following:
- a CDS encoding DUF6624 domain-containing protein — translated: MSNQQVLELIKIDSLNNKVYKILSPSNDLLSYEQAATYSPKKYTVDRYVDQQNDSIVLKFKKITRKDIAFKKTMMLYQTYGIYTDTINTKLDIDCTQIDSLLKDTYLKDKENRLSGTMDLKIDALNQRLLFNIFDHCDFHTAIVNKKESSYHALVILLHANTKYQKKYFKQIKKAIKLGYLEPKHLAYLQDKIATGEEIPQKYGTQSTYDDKGNLILYPYDNLKKVNKRRKELGLEPLNIQ
- a CDS encoding MFS transporter — its product is MKNIKLPTFKEWVPDYLIRITIFLILFPALAVFAFYYSNTLETMSYYGIEASDVQYSVILMYGALVCFLPLDDRLVKYFSLRQYLLLGIVFNTITYIICAMTRDLTIFFVCRFIQGAVCALFCSICLNLIFPRLNSARARVIGYTIFYGTLLVSVPICGILCSYILQYYSFNIMFYLLIILQVPGAVLLLTITNNVHIREKLPLYQVDWISYIYFTIIICSIGYIFVYGQQLNYLEHSRIRLLTSTTVVGLILFILRQLSLKRPFINLAVFRYKDFCLGILLIMIYYFFKGTTGFAYSYLQSLGVSSIHLTSIYISNTLGTIAGLLIVSRLLLNDVAIKYIVLLGFGTLLIYHIQVYFLFSNTGTTESFILPFFIQGFAIAALHIPLIIYAAASIPPAISNAVSFLGISFRFLSFSVTIGVTNYFQLFNKSIHYNRASEYIASTNPLNNETLKNIQHHVTLDGKDYTTGAQLATKIYNNHINTQIITRASQDYYTWVIWGLIFIILMVMLSSPTKKILSKLSKDFIPY
- a CDS encoding HlyD family secretion protein, coding for MSTNNKITKVDRIILKITQIIALLAIAGLAVYGMILGIEFLRYESTNDAQVEQYVNPINSKVGGYIKTIHFEENQLVKSGDTLITIDNRDYKAVQLEAKASLQSAQSQIDILDANINTLHTNAQVTKVQIEVARAKLTRQQQEFKRFKNLLEEESTTQQQFDNIKTALDIAVSEYQAAQQAYQAALSKIEDVKAQKLAAISNLKLSEATLDKSNLNLGYTVITAPYTGRIGKKIIQEGQLIQSGQTISYIVNEERGKWIIANFKETQIGKFKIGQSAKITIDAFPDIEFIGEIESISPATGSRYSLLPPDNATGNFVKIIQRIPVRIKLKDNVAKISNLSAGMNANVYIDKP
- a CDS encoding TolC family protein, translating into MKQNNFLYLIVFLLIIGQKALPQSIKDDKNTFDLDRIWELTQENHKKIKAIQLNEKAQQENIKNTKASQLPTINLQGSYSRLSDMPLYEDGFLNKPTTVRINSTNYSSMLATDVILYNGLSKNREIKIQEVDLASIHSLLQLSLAEVKLESTKLFYTLIRHTHYKDLVEKEIKQDNKQLAEINSLYKNGTILKSDVLRSEVTLSNHQMLLTEIENNILIIQQQLNLLMGRDELAPLTPLYKDLKEEINLESSYESYLEKALQNAYELQIADNDIQRSELDLKQLQAKILPKVSLFADYSFNYPQNKAYPYADALYGMGQIGLKLNIPISNLYHTKHQKISQQSFISKQKVEREQKVDQLKNELRASYVKYTETLQRISVAEKNIKQTTETLRIIRNSYFNQQSLLTDLLDAETQLLQAQFDLTTAEINAKIEYYQIQKVIGNL
- a CDS encoding helix-turn-helix transcriptional regulator, whose protein sequence is MEMLLQTEKEIDQYKDSIYIMREQLEHRFPPHKHNKSQILLVSGGIAYLKTKEREYYIPAQHYVWIPKGMIHNVKSNTTDVVILNIYFYEEDTDVEHRFMERLGIYPVSNLMYEMLIYARQWKGIILPDTWAYEFLSTMKHYIMQHPGKSFSIQLPTTEEPKMLLITEYMQKNLGEALTLNVMAEVFGYSVRTLTRLFKSHLDISFLQYLKMVRMIKAMELLMSTDKNVSEVAFDVGYSSIAAFSNTFQQLFNVRPSDFQISMHNIK
- a CDS encoding helix-turn-helix domain-containing protein → MKEIFETFSPKNALVKKYVDYYYLDIKPNNEVREYQCFPHYNNTISIYASHQLASDGSMAFNEGADDYQIFTPIREDILHVRQVGRVHRVVIVFHPLGIQQFYRHLSFVNLITDYKFMEVGELAEVFATTDVDIITTLLDTALEKRYKPFSNSLLEQTIDYIFSEENNFSVQELADRLGVSRQHLNRVFKANMGVSLKRFYDIYLFRRTVNQKLYTSPEEKLTDIAYRFNFNDQSHLIKTYKAMTNNSPKNFFEKGTKLGSKDTFWHLEK